In a genomic window of Chroicocephalus ridibundus chromosome 14, bChrRid1.1, whole genome shotgun sequence:
- the ZNF750 gene encoding zinc finger protein 750: MSLLKERKPKKPHYIPRPPGKPFKYKCFQCPFTCNEKSHLFNHMKYGLCKNSITLVSEQDRIIKCPKTSSLEPKQINQLESTVKPSSSKSVTNGLSNLDSKPQYPFAKEDAKENVELQNQATNTAIQGQKPAIQKELTPASTTSESAISMQPLLDSIVRPSAFVPVGEHRDSKGPETSEVSEIISLSNKSSPFHTKSAFHAPSHPWKAGSPFLPEFPHKVAPTKGFGSISPYMQPMIPEYSPHFYEHRLAIYTPYLLPGNSECESSALSVYGAQDQRHFLPHPGPLPKPINPSAYEHYRLFQQYHSTPPIPYGFCRPTDPPFYRFSHVAGINRDQNSHLMEETTLLYPASLSPSQQYPLSSHKKQADYEKEMTLLHAKSHSKDDQNERENAKMSPLAGSAATGSPGRPSPTNFTQTSHACEGLFDLSNKSSSTSLGKYDQPEENVTAFRPVRKSTDQPTLLQGVQTQQDRGDSPTSINVTDEDSHTQNECQNNEGSLSNTEEDTGIVPLNLSKKADTNTGPIHEHTYKTTSKTESQNFLDLQDMPLNLSVKDSCNTASLKPSFHSASHDNGAATSPNTENETSGADACNTKNPINSACEKSSFTAHRNEAQDLRIIDSCDEQKQTAAVALCQLAAYSPSKVRMDNEGQSPQDSNSSCTDATLNSSDTQDTQCNQKVKGQKRTNQKESAKSQQGTKRVRPNDCSRVFTLRKRTRVS, translated from the exons ATGAGTCTCCTCAAAGAACGTAAACCAAAGAAGCCTCATTACATCCCCAGACCACCAGGAAAGCCATTTAAGTACAAGTGCTTTCAGTGCCCCTTTACTTGCAATGAGAAATCCCATCTTTTTAACCACATGAAGTACGGCCTCTGCAAAAACTCAATTACTTTAGTATCAGAGCAGGATCGCATTATCAAGTGTCCAAAGACCAGTTCCTTGGAGCCCAAACAGATCAATCAGCTTGAATCTACAGTCAAACCATCTTCTTCTAAATCTGTCACAAATGGACTGTCAAATCTCGATTCGAAGCCTCAATATCCTTTTGCAAAAGAAGATGCCAAGGAAAACGTTGAATTACAAAACCAggcaacaaacacagcaattcAAGGACAAAAACCTGCGATTCAGAAGGAATTAACCCCTGCCAGCACTACATCAGAAAGCGCTATCAGCATGCAGCCCCTTTTGGACAGCATCGTAAGGCCCTCCGCTTTTGTTCCTGTAGGAGAACACAGAGATAGTAAAGGCCCAGAAACTAGTGAAGTATCTGAAATCATATCACTCTCTAACAAAAGTTCACCTTTTCACACTAAGTCTGCGTTTCATGCACCGAGTCACCCGTGGAAAGCAGGttctcctttcctcccagagtttCCGCATAAAGTTGCTCCCACAAAAGGCTTTGGTTCTATCTCACCTTACATGCAACCAATGATTCCTGAGTACTCACCCCATTTTTATGAGCACAGGCTGGCGATCTACACACCTTACCTGCTTCCAGGTAACTCAGAGTGTGAAAGCTCTGCTCTGTCAGTCTATGGCGCACAGGATCAAAGACACTTTCTTCCCCACCCTGGGCCACTTCCAAAACCCATCAATCCGTCAGCGTATGAACACTATCGATTGTTCCAGCAATATCATTCCACCCCTCCAATACCATACGGATTTTGTAGGCCAACTGATCCTCCATTTTACAGATTTTCACACGTAGCTGGTATTAACCGAGATCAAAATTCTCACCTAATGGAAGAAACTACCTTGCTGTATCCAGCTTCTCTAAGCCCATCCCAACAATACCCTCTAAGTTCACATAAAAAACAAGCAgattatgaaaaagaaatgacattATTGCATGCCAAAAGTCATTCTAAAGATGACCAAAACGAAAGAGAGAATGCTAAAATGAGCCCTCTCGCAGGAAGCGCAGCAACAGGCTCCCCCGGCAGACCCAGCCCAACCAACTTCACTCAGACAAGCCACGCGTGCGAAGGCTTATTTGACCTCTCTAACAAGTCCTCTTCCACATCGCTTGGCAAGTATGACCAGCCGGAAGAAAACGTCACAGCTTTCAGACCTGTGAGAAAAAGCACTGATCAACCAACTCTACTTCAGGGCGTGCAGACACAGCAAGATAGAGGAGATTCACCTACcag CATTAACGTCACTGATGAAGATTCACATACACAGAACGAATGCCAAAACAATGAAGGCTCACTGTCCAACACGGAAGAAGACACAGGGATCGTTCCCCTTAACCTTTCAAAAAAGGCTGACACAAACACAGGACCTATTCACGAGCACACCTACAAAACCACATCCAAAACAGAAAGTCAGAACTTCCTAGACTTGCAAGACATGCCTCTGAACCTCTCAGTAAAAGATTCCTGTAACACGGCAAGCCTGAAACCATCATTCCATAGTGCTTCTCACGATAATGGTGCTGCTACTTCTCCAAACACCGAAAATGAAACCTCCGGAGCAGATGCGTGTAACACCAAGAACCCTATTAACAGTGCCTGCGAGAAATCTTCTTTCACAGCTCACCGTAATGAAGCTCAAGACTTAAGAATAATCGACAGCTGTGATgaacagaaacaaacagcagcCGTAGCTCTCTGCCAGCTAGCTGCATACAGCCCGAGCAAAGTGAGAATGGACAACGAAGGGCAGAGTCCTCAGGACAGTAATAGTTCGTGTACAGATGCCACTCTTAATTCTTCTGATACTCAGGATACTCAGTGCAATCAAAaagtaaaaggacaaaaaaggacAAATCAAAAAGAATCAGCAAAATCACAGCAAGGCACTAAAAGAGTAAGGCCAAATGACTGTAGCAGAGTCTTCACTTTAAGGAAGAGAACAAGAGTATCTTAA